The following DNA comes from Nicotiana sylvestris chromosome 10, ASM39365v2, whole genome shotgun sequence.
GCTGGAATGCAGAGATCTTATTGAACATCAAATCTTTTGGCAAACAAAAAAGGGATCCTCACTTTTTTGGTTTGAAAACTGGACAGGTCTTGGGGCACTATATTTTTTAGTTCCTCAGGACTTTGGCATAGATGAAACAGTACAATATGTACATGAAGTTACCTTAGATGGTGGGTGGGATGTGGACAAGCTATTTGAATTGCTTCCTGAAGACTTAGCAGTACACATTCTAGAGAAAATCAAACCACCTTCACCTCAGCAGGTTCTTGACGTGCCTTGTTGGATGCTGGAAACAAGAGGACATTTCAGTGTTAAGTCAGCATGGGATTATACGAGAAGAAGAGACGAACCAATAATGGCTTATAGAATGATTTGGGTAAAGGGActgccttttaaaatagcatttttCATGTGGAAAGTGTGAAAAACAAAGTTACCTTTAGATGATTTCTTGAAAAAGGTAGGCTATTGCATGCCATCAAAATGTTGGTGTTGTGCACATCCTGATGAGGAATCTCTTCAGCATTTGTTTTTTAGATCAGAAACTGCAAAGACAACTTGGAAGTATTTTCTATCGAGGGAAGGAATAGTTGTGGAAGGACTTACACTACACCAAGCAATCACAAAATGTTGGACTGCAAATGTTTGCTTAAGGCTTAAACCGGTAATGCAAGCACTCCCTTCATGCGTAGTATGGGAACTctggaaaagaagaaatagtatGAAGTATGGTGAGGCTGTGACAACCAGCAGGGTGATTTATCAAGTGTCATCAAATCTCCAGGCATTGGTGAAATTGAGAAAGCCAGGGATGGACATGGTACCTCATAAATGGAAAGACCTTCTAGTCATGATGGAAAATTTCACTCCTAAACTTAAAGTTACCAAAGTCATGTGGGAACCACCAAGTACAGGATGGCTAAAGGTTAATACAGACGGGGCATCGAGGGGAAATCCAGGCAGGAGCTCAATAGGTTTTTGCATAAGAAATGAAAATGGCGACATAGTCAAGTCTGTAGGGAGGGAGATTGAGGAGACAACAAACACAGTAGCTGAAGCGAAGGCCATGTTAGAAGCACTAAGGTTCTGCAGATTACAACAATACTCTCATGTATGGCTTCAAACTGACTCAATGTTATTAAAAAAGATAATGGATGGGATTtggaaaccaccatggatcataTCTGAGCAGGTAGAGGAAATGATGCAACTAATGAGTGGGGGCAATTACACAGTTACACATATTCATAGAGAGGGCAACAAGCTAGCTGATCATTTGGCTAATTATGCTTTAGATCATAGAGAGATCGAGTGCCAACAATTCTGGCAGCTAGATGCACAAGGAAGGAGGTTGGTTAATGAAGATAAGATGCAATGTCCAAGTTTAAGGATAAATGTGGACAGAAGATAAGAAGCAAAGAGAATAGAAATAGTAAGAGGCATGTCATCTTGATCGACCATCAAATCCAAAGGGAGAAGGGTGTCTCTAGCGACGAGGTACAATTAtgctatattaaacaacaaaaacTTTCCAGTAATCAAGATGGACACGTGATATTATGCTCATTAAAAGATAACAATGTTATTGGAATATGCACAAGCACGCTAGGGACTAGGCACGGAGGGATGCGAAAAAGATTTCATGAAAGCACATGGTTTACTCTGAAAAACGAGAAGAATGTCGTTTGGGTGGGGATGCGCAATCGAGCAAACAAATGCAGGAATGAAAAAATAATGCACAAGCATGGAGGGTAGCAAATGATGCAACAAGAGCATTTGGGGAACACGCATGCTAACACATAGAAAAGAACGCTAGAAGGTAAAGCATGTTGGACATAGAGGAGTTTGTTACTTGAGCATGCGGCTGATGTATATGGTAGACCGTGTCCATGAAATAACAAAAAATGGAATTGAATCCATCGAGAATGGATTGGAGTGGTCCAGCAAGAGCATGTGGTCTTGCATCAAAAAAGAGGGCATATTTTAATGGAAATTAACAAAGCATGCTATGGCTAGGCAGCTTATCGATAAAGGAGGCAAGGCTGTCGATCATGAATTGTTCACCAAGAGTACTCACGTGATTTTGGAGTGCAAAGCACAAAGATGCCCCCATTGATCAACCCAAGGAATCAAAAGGAGCACAGATAGGAAAGAAGACGCAACTACCGCACAGAAGACATTAATCTTGACGAAAGATTAATGGGAGATGGAGAGTGATCGAACGCGGAGGATAGGAAGTGACAAAACCTCATGCACATGCTTGGATAAACATATTTTAATGGAAGTTCTATAAGCTTGTTGTTTCTGGGAGCTTATCGAACAAGGAGGCAAGGTCGAACATAATTTGCTCACCAAGAGTAAATGGAGCTCACGTGATTCGGGAGTACAAAACAAAAAGCTTTCTCCATTGATCAAAAGGAGTGCGGCGAGGAAAGAAGACAAAGTTAGCGCACAAAATCACATGCGCATGCTTGGATAAAGTcttatatttcaaattttaataGATTTAATGTTTTATCAAGGTTGAGTGCAAcactcaattttgataataggaTATTTGATAACTGCAAACTTTATTTCGTTCATTCCGCAGGATAACTAGACATTGTATTTTGTCGTTTATCAtgttataaataaaattaacCCTAGGCGTCTGCCTAGcggattattaaaaaaaaataaaaaatagtgctATAAAATCgaaattaaattccttctaacggAAGGTACATATAAGGTGTCCTTTAAAGCTAAAATTCTACCACTACCAAATGAAATACTAATATTTCCTAATGCTAAAGATGGGGCTGCCGAACCATCTGCTTGATAAACATTGATTTTTCCTTTACTTAGCCGCCGCATTACCTGAAACCCCTGAAAAATAAGTACAGACATGATTAGTGGCTCCCGAATCTACACACCATGATATAGTAGAAACAGCCGCTAAAAGAGTTTCAACGACAAGTAGATGTAAATCGCCTGGTTTATTTTTCAGCTTGGCCAGATAAGTTGGACACTGCTTCTTATGATGCCCAGGCTGCTTGCAGTGATAACATTTGCCCTTAGCCTTTTCCACACCAGCAGTTGTGCCACCAACAGAGGATTTTGAGCCTTTTTCTTCTTCTGCCCGCCCCTCGTCTTTGAAGAAGGACCTGCCTTAAAATTCAATGCCATAAGAGGAGCTTGCGAATATATAATAGTCTCTGCCGACTGCAGCTCTCAGCAATTTCGC
Coding sequences within:
- the LOC138878995 gene encoding uncharacterized protein, whose translation is MESAYDILENLKEMFGDQNCAAKQTAMKALLNAKMVKGSSVRDHVLKTMSLLNELEVLGANIDKDTQVEMIPKTLPDSRSFFKDEGRAEEEKGSKSSVGGTTAGVEKAKGKCYHCKQPGHHKKQCPTYLAKLKNKPGDLHLLVVETLLAAVSTISWCVDSGATNHVCTYFSGVSGNAAAK